Proteins encoded within one genomic window of Scheffersomyces stipitis CBS 6054 chromosome 3, complete sequence:
- a CDS encoding predicted protein translates to MADKSKFLVLNPSPVNLDKVLAKANVQNSKNGPFEAILLLGDVLPSSASSIPATDLNAPAYFTEGKNGFHESVIEENEQNGSSDLIDIKANFTMSKSLVKIFKLQSGVVVMMIAGRAELDDHKSEALLLVRENRSKIDILVTYNWPKAIAAEEKLLLVGDSFIDEVVKETKPRYHFAVGNERGKFFEYKPFKWESGEFTRFISLGEEGSGEKWFYAFGLGLQPQNVGTQVGPNPFTTVHVPFVSKKRPAEDETDIKEITQSNIVPKKAKKVTSDQCFFCLSNPNTETHMIISIASHTYMTIAKGPLTRPNKHLRFPGHAIILPIEHIASIREKTSNVIESPIYKEILQYQNSLVKAFLKSNPFYRLVFFEINRLENVHASVQVVPIPEYFLNKFSQTLENKAHSNNERYERNHKLEFKSYKDEKDPGLIQTINEYDYIMFTVYSDENDKMYFVARLTDSSKSVDLQFPRRVLAHLLNLPKRVYWDKCQQPMLQESKDCEEFKKFYHDFDFTL, encoded by the coding sequence ATGGCTGACAaatccaagttcttggtttTGAATCCACTGCCTGTCAATCTTGACAAGGTCTTGGCCAAGGCTAATGTTCAGAACTCGAAAAACGGCCCATTTGAGGCCATTCTTCTCCTTGGTGATGTCCTTCCTAGTCTGgcatcttcaattccagcAACAGATTTAAATGCCCCTGCTTATTTCACTGAGGGTAAAAATGGATTTCACGAGTCTGTtattgaagagaatgaGCAAAATGGTTCTTCAGATTTAATTGACATCAAAGCGAACTTTACAATGCTGAAACTGTTAGtgaaaatcttcaaattaCAATCGGGCGTAGTAGTGATGATGATTGCTGGAAGAGCTGAATTGGATGACCATAAATCCGAAGCTCTCCTATTGGTTAGAGAGAACAGATCGAAGATAGATATACTAGTAACATACAATTGGCCAAAAGCTATTGCAGCCGAAGAGAAACTACTTCTCGTAGGAGACTCGTTTATcgatgaagttgtcaaagaaacaaaaccAAGATACCATTTTGCTGTGGGAAACGAACGCGGCAAGTTCTTTGAATACAAGCCTTTCAAGTGGGAATCTGGTGAATTTACGCGTTTCATCAGTTTGGGAGAAGAAGGTTCAGGAGAAAAATGGTTCTATGCATTTGGATTGGGTCTTCAACCGCAGAATGTTGGGACACAGGTTGGCCCAAATCCTTTCACGACGGTACATGTACCGTTTGTGTCAAAAAAGAGACCTGCTGAGGATGAAACGGACATTAAAGAAATTACCCAATCTAATATCGTCCCCAAGAAGGCTAAGAAAGTCACTTCTGATCAATGTTTCTTTTGTCTCTCAAACCCAAACACAGAGACTCATATGATCATATCAATTGCATCTCATACCTACATGACCATTGCTAAGGGACCATTAACACGGCCAAATAAACATTTGCGCTTCCCTGGCCATGCTATCATCTTACCCATTGAACATATTGCATCCATACGAGAGAAAACATCCAATGTAATTGAATCGCCAATTTATAAAGAGATATTACAGTACCAAAACTCACTTGTTAAGGCATTTTTGAAGAGCAACCCTTTCTACCgtcttgttttctttgaaattaATAGATTGGAAAACGTCCATGCCAGTGTACAAGTTGTGCCAATTCCCGAATACTTTCTAAATAAATTTTCTCAGACTCTAGAGAACAAAGCACATTCCAACAACGAACGCTACGAAAGAAACCATAAACTCGAGTTTAAAAGTTACAAAGATGAAAAGGATCCTGGCTTAATACAAACAATTAACGAATACGATTATATTATGTTCACTGTTTATCtggatgaaaatgataaaATGTACTTTGTTGCACGTTTGACggattcttccaaatcagTAGATTTGCAATTCCCCAGACGAGTGTTGGCACATCTCTTGAACTTGCCGAAAAGGGTGTACTGGGATAAATGTCAACAGCCAATGCTACAAGAATCGAAGGATtgtgaagaattcaaaaagttcTACCATGATTTCGATTTTACACTTTGA
- a CDS encoding predicted protein — protein sequence MDTIPVFGSSVQEAVQATVRLGKPLFVFLSVNSEENSATFLEQFFHSQEAIDSEIGQLVTESFVTLKLVEDTVEFGYFQQIFSNLIVPSFYIIQNGKLLDVISGETTEAQFVEKVTNVIIAETNQISTGPETSQTDTNGANAANISNSSISSVPAPNTATQIHSDPVSDTSATNSTVANPQSAHDRTASEYHKQYLASRKKQEEERLRLRVLLQADQKERLSRQREMDEILHGSESTSPQPKSQSPAHPAQHDVCFLSIKLFDGSSLKHEFSSSDTLNTVREWLDKETEIIPPTDSLPSFASSSYPQPTNYAFHRPILPRETYTDEQEFQKLVDLGLCPRSALILKPIYDDKYSSSYPTNKTSGGILRGVGGTLARVGSALYSFFDYGVDDTQEHQHQDYDEPDGSRSPRDPTSPSRPSATASGSSRVDFPVRPPLFSIDNNEGPTSFFIDESNNPSVYNSRASTPKPLGLSSISRVQTIHDEQDDKDKKDVDTYNGNSVNLRGKDDEDKRG from the exons ATGGATACGATTCCCGTCTTTGGATCCTCGGTTCAAGAGGCCGTACAGGCCACAGTTCGTCTCGGTAAACCACTCTTTGTCTTCTTATCGGTGAACTCGGAAGAGAATCTGGCTACGTTCCTCGAGCAGTTCTTCCACAGCCAGGAGGCAATAGATAGCGAAATAGGACAACTTGTCACGGAGTCATTTGTGACATTGAAGCTTGTAGAAGACACGGTAGAGTTTGGCTATTTCCAGCAGATATTTTCGAACTTGATTGTTCCTAGCTTCTATATTATCCAGAATGGAAAATTGCTAGACGTGATTTCTGGAGAGACCACTGAAGCACAATTTGTCGAAAAAGTAACCAATGTAATTATAGCTGAAACAAACCAAATCTCAACAGGTCCAGAAACATCACAAACTGATACAAATGGTGCAAATGCCGCTAAtatttctaattcttcCATTTCATCGGTTCCTGCTCCTAACACAGCCACACAAATACATTCAGATCCAGTATCAGATACATCTGCAACAAATTCGACAGTCGCAAAT CCACAATCAGCCCATGACAGAACAGCTTCGGAGTACCATAAACAATATCTAGCTTCTAGAAAGAAgcaggaagaagagagacTCAGGCTTCGAGTACTCCTTCAGGCGgatcaaaaagaaagactcTCGAGACAAAGAGAGATGGACGAAATTCTTCATGGTTcagaatcaacttctccacaGCCCAAATCACAATCTCCAGCACACCCAGCACAACATGATGTGTGTTTTCTCTCAATAAAGCTTTTCGATGGAAGTTCATTGAAGCACGAGTTTCTGTCATCAGATACATTGAATACTGTAAGGGAGTGGTTGGataaagaaacagaaataaTACCTCCCACAGACTCCCTACCATCTTTTGCAAGCTCTTCGTATCCGCAGCCTACAAATTACGCCTTTCACCGCCCGATATTACCGAGAGAGACTTATACAGATGAGCAAGAGTTCCAGAAGCTTGTTGACCTTGGATTGTGCCCTAGATCTGcattgatcttgaagcCTATTTATGACGATAAGTACCTGAGTTCGTATCCTACCAATAAGACTTCAGGAGGTATATTGAGGGGTGTAGGCGGAACTTTAGCCAGAGTAGGAAGTGCTTTATATTCGTTCTTTGATTATGGGGTAGATGACACTCAGGAACATCAGCATCAAGACTATGATGAACCGGATGGTTCCAGAAGTCCACGTGATCCCACCAGTCCTTCCAGACCTTCAGCTACAGCATCTGGTTCGTCTCGTGTAGATTTCCCTGTGAGACCACCATTGTTTTCAATCGACAATAAC GAAGGGCCTACGTCGTTCTTCATTGACGAGTCTAATAATCCTTCAGTATACAACAGTAGAGCCTCAACACCCAAACCGTTAGGATTGTCGCTGATTAGTAGAGTCCAGACTATTCATGATGAGCAAGATGATAAGGACAAGAAAGACGTGGATACATATAATGGTAACTCAGTGAACCTTCGTGGAAaggatgatgaagataagaGAGGTTAA
- a CDS encoding predicted protein (go_component microtubule associated complex~go_function motor activity; ATP binding): MSNSKGTNIKVLVRVRPLLPREEALEDESSKQCLITMPVESPMTTILKVPTTSTFHSQKNKQNRPGSPSISEEEFKKYTFDESIWSFDRHQDNFVDNSAFYEKTGPDIINHFFQGYNVCLLAYGQTSSGKTHTMMGNRNDPGLIPLIIKDILGQKELLINEKINCEVKISYIEIYNEQVNDLLGSEESTKCRVREHPITGPYVENVKDFIVNDYDDFKNLLNKGNLKRSTASTSMNDKSSRSHAIITLTLKQTKFADADSSLDIGDADEEMVSNIKLVDLAGSERLAKTKVYGQQDRIKEGTLINKSLSVLGRCINLLSANSSNPNSKPALVPYRDSILTYLLKENLAGNSRSFMIFCVSPIDFEETYQTLNYATQVKTIKTAARANKTKLSTIPVQWDLLRQSDQDAITSLKQEVQELTDKLKRMESSEQTPSSASDNFNKLINYLENETRRLRFENKYLKNQLNKKDKEVEELNKHVNYIDHEFDEFAFQIQQIQSDSVSQEKNHLQVNCQTTVEELEKELEMFDPVRAF, from the coding sequence ATGTCAAATTCTAAAGGCACCAATATTAAAGTTTTGGTTCGTGTGCGGCCGCTTTTGCCGCGTGAAGAAGCCCTAGAAGATGAGTCTTCCAAGCAATGTTTAATCACAATGCCTGTAGAGAGTCCTATGACTACGATTCTAAAAGTACCAACCACATCTACTTTCCATTCACAAAAGAATAAACAAAATCGTCCAGGGTCgccttcaatttcagaagaagaattcaaaaagtaCACCTTTGACGAGTCGATATGGTCTTTTGACAGACATCAGGATAACTTTGTAGACAACTCTGCCTTCTATGAGAAAACAGGGCCAGATATCATTAACCACTTTTTCCAGGGTTACAACGTCTGTCTACTAGCATATGGACAAACGAGTTCAGGTAAAACTCACACGATGATGGGCAATAGAAACGACCCTGGCCTTATACCTTTGATCATTAAAGATATTCTTGGTCAAAAAGAGCTATTAATTAACGAGAAAATCAATTGCGAAGTTAAGATTTCGTATATAGAGATTTATAACGAGCAGGTTAATGATTTGCTTGGATCAGAAGAATCTACCAAATGCCGCGTAAGAGAACATCCCATAACAGGTCCGTATGTGGAAAATGTGAAAGATTTCATTGTTAATGATTACGAcgatttcaagaacttgctAAACAAGGGCAATTTAAAACGGTCTACTGCCTCAACCTCTATGAATGACAAGAGTTCTAGATCACATGCAATAATAACATTGACTCTTAAGCAGACCAAGTTTGCTGACGCGGATTCGTCGTTAGATATTGGTGATGCTGATGAGGAAATGGTGTCGAACATTAAATTAGTAGACTTAGCAGGCTCTGAGCGTTTGGCTAAAACAAAAGTGTATGGACAGCAGGACAGAATAAAGGAAGGAACTTTAATCAACAAGTCTCTAAGTGTATTGGGAAGATGTATAAACTTACTCTctgccaattcttcaaaccCAAATTCCAAACCAGCACTTGTTCCTTACCGAGATTCTATTTTGACATACCTTCTCAAAGAGAATTTGGCAGGTAATTCGCGTAGTTTTATGATCTTCTGTGTTTCACCTATAGACTTTGAGGAAACGTACCAGACCCTTAATTACGCCACACAAGTCAAAACCATCAAAACAGCAGCCAGGGCCAACAAAACTAAGTTGTCCACAATTCCTGTGCAATGGGATTTGTTGCGTCAAAGTGATCAGGATGCTATCACTTCTCTTAAACAAGAGGTCCAAGAATTAACcgacaaattgaaaagaatggAAAGCTCGGAACAGACGCCATCGCTGGCGAGCGATAATTTCAATAAGCTAATAAACTACTTGGAAAACGAGACACGCAGACTTAGGTTTGAGAACAAgtatttgaaaaatcagtTGAATAAGAAAGATAAGGAAGTCGAAGAGCTCAATAAACATGTCAACTACATCGATCACGAATTTGACGAATTTGCCTTTCAGATTCAACAGATCCAAAGTGACAGTGTTAgtcaagagaagaatcatTTACAAGTGAATTGTCAGACGACGGTCGAAGAGCTTGAGAAAGAACTCGAGATGTTTGACCCCGTTAGGGCATTTTAG
- a CDS encoding predicted protein: protein TNVTSEDVTAYLNQISPYFKVDKTKYGGRGCFSYSEIPAGTVLLTCEQSLSSTIVKPFRKEACTFCFSYYDGRILKSKIQKKFGKDVVSLFFCSEKCKEQFCNQDIDDIYQDSLLEVEKHYINGLNKHEEELKEPPKNMDLDEVIKQEWVNVSLWEKKVSSTKASKRANMIPRISDSEYIEIKYVIGVLFKLFSNEKNQTTLSINQYLHELPRCERDLFELNLFRILQSTELEKVHKYPYLLYSYINIYKFIKLTALPPLQPFITSDLVRSSIGRNISNAFGIWSDSSSSEEEREYFGFGVYPSASYFNHSCGPNVVKKRIENKLTFTTLRDISAGEELCIDYGNYINEPVEVRQKELSEWFFNCGCDKCVAELQ, encoded by the coding sequence ACGAATGTGACTTCCGAAGACGTAACTGCATATTTGAATCAAATATCTCCATATTTCAAAGTAGATAAGACAAAGTATGGAGGCAGAGGGTGTTTTTCATACTCTGAAATACCAGCTGGAACAGTGCTCTTAACTTGCGAGCAGTCGTTAAGTTCAACCATAGTAAAACCTTTCAGGAAGGAAGCATGTACTTTTTGTTTCTCGTACTACGATGGAAGAATCCTCAAGCTGAAAATCCAAAAGAAGTTTGGTAAAGATGTAGtttctttgttcttctgctcTGAAAAATGCAAGGAACAGTTTTGCAATCAGGACATAGATGATATATACCAGGATTCTCTTTTGGAAGTGGAAAAACATTATATCAATGGATTGAATAaacatgaagaagaactcaaaGAACCACCAAAGAATATGGATTTGGACGAAGTCATTAAGCAGGAGTGGGTAAACGTTTCATTATGGGAAAAGAAAGTTTCATCTACAAAAGCTTCCAAAAGAGCCAATATGATCCCCAGAATATCTGATAGTGAATACATAGAAATCAAATATGTCATTGGAGTcctcttcaagttgttttctAATGAGAAAAACCAGACCACATTGAGTATAAATCAATATTTGCATGAATTGCCAAGATGTGAAAGAGACCTCTTTGAATTGAATCTTTTCCGCATTTTACAATCAACTGAGTTAGAAAAGGTACACAAGTATCCGTATCTTTTGTATTCCTATATCAACATCTATAAATTCATAAAGCTAACTGCTCTACCTCCATTGCAGCCTTTCATCACTTCTGATTTGGTGAGATCTTCCATCGGAAGAAATATTTCCAATGCCTTTGGCATTTGGTCCGATTCcagttcttctgaagagGAAAGAGAATACTTTGGATTTGGAGTATACCCATCTGCATCTTATTTCAATCATTCATGTGGACCCAACGTAGTTAAGAAAAGAATCGAGAACAAATTGACATTCACAACCTTGAGAGATATTTCAGCTGGTGAAGAACTCTGTATCGACTACGGTAATTACATCAATGAACCGGTGGAGGTAAGGCAAAAGGAATTGAGTGAATGGTTCTTTAATTGTGGTTGTGACAAATGTGTTgctgaacttcaa
- a CDS encoding predicted protein (go_component nucleus~go_function DNA binding; zinc ion binding~go_process transcription), with protein MLSSAIKEALAILPSDEKITMFVQIFLNICETNYFYAIHSEVYGKLVDLYEARRVGDLEYFYREWPFLVIVLSMLSVSAGFDYIGSKLPIPQEEYSVNPGYNYYFASMPFVGFLLDSKAIEGAQALLMLGVFLTTNKNEQFGLADGGYSFMALALEIAISNKLYTKDTFSRLPDYEAEAMKRLWWSCYTLERRHGFNLGKPELFRIEDITVGLPEYSFELRNNSGSSNHLNQRVVIQLTMVFIKLTKLEYTKTTSANRVEIDTKMIRALADDVEECRASFPEYALIENLDPSADLYRGNVHLHLNYYLAKIYIGKPFLLYKVENQSKIQENSYETAIVDHLSSICIDAAFCSIELLSVLEKNSKLGQFSFTDLNFCNISLFVILVYLNIDKSDNTLLFLSKGLGILRTLSRGSATAKSSLNKLQKFIDLVSVVDTKTTDSSQAPYALVDLEAGGMGFPELPSDIDGFLQLENFGFMD; from the coding sequence ATGTTGTCTTCAGCTATAAAGGAAGCTCTCGCTATACTACCATCAGATGAAAAGATCACGATGTTTGTCCAGATCTTTCTAAATATCTGTGAAACCAATTATTTCTACGCTATTCATCTGGAAGTGTATGGAAAATTGGTCGATCTCTACGAAGCAAGACGGGTCGGAGACTTGGAATACTTCTATCGAGAATGGCCCTTTTTGGTAATCGTTTTGTCAATGCTTTCGGTGTCGGCTGGTTTTGATTATATTGGATCCAAATTGCCCATAcctcaagaagaatacagTGTTAATCCCGGATACAATTACTACTTCGCTTCAATGCCCTTTGTAGGTTTCTTATTAGACAGTAAAGCTATCGAAGGTGCACAAGCTCTTTTGATGTTGGGAGTGTTTTTGACTACAAACAAGAATGAACAATTTGGATTGGCTGATGGAGGTTACTCATTCATGGCTTTGGCTTTAGAGATAGCTATTTCCAATAAACTTTATACCAAGGACACATTTAGTCGTCTACCTGATTACGAAGCTGAAGCCATGAAGCGCCTTTGGTGGTCATGTTACACTTTAGAGAGAAGACATGGGTTCAATCTTGGAAAACCAGAGTTATTCCGAATCGAAGACATCACCGTTGGATTACCAGAGTACAGTTTTGAACTAAGGAATAACAGTGGCTCGTCAAACCATCTCAATCAAAGAGTAGTGATTCAGTTAACAATGGTTTTCATCAAGCTAACTAAACTAGAATACACTAAAACCACCTCAGCTAATAGAGTTGAAATCGATACAAAGATGATCAGAGCACTAGCTGACGATGTGGAAGAATGCAGAGCAAGCTTCCCAGAATACGCTTTGATAGAAAACCTCGATCCTTCAGCGGACTTATATAGAGGTAACGTCCATCTCCATTTGAACTACTACCTTGCAAAGATCTACATCGGAAAGCCGTTTTTGCTTTACAAAGTTGAGAACCAACTGAAAATCCAAGAAAATAGCTACGAGACTGCTATTGTCGATCACTTGTCTTCTATTTGCATCGATGCTGCTTTCTGCTCTATTGAGCTACTCAGCGTTCTTGAAAAAAACTCTAAATTGGGGCAATTTTCCTTTACCGACCTCAACTTTTGTAATATTTCACTTTTTGTCATATTGGTGTATTTGAACATTGACAAATCTGACAATacacttcttttccttctgaAAGGGTTAGGTATTCTTCGAACCCTTTCTCGTGGTTCAGCTACAGCAAAGCTGTCATTGaacaaacttcaaaaatttATTGACTTAGTCTCTGTAGTTGACACAAAGACTACAGATTCTAGCCAAGCACCGTATGCTCTTGTAGATCTTGAAGCCGGAGGAATGGGCTTTCCTGAACTTCCTTCAGACATTGATGGTTTTCTCCAGTTGGAGAATTTTGGGTTCATGGAC
- the PTR3 gene encoding transcriptional regulator of peptide transport (Regulator of expression of the PTR2, GAP1, and BAP2 genes involved in the the control of peptide transport [Saccharomyces cerevisiae]) codes for MEKIKISSLESLLRFPGYSQLVSDASVLTCGCLASESGFSIDKVNNSGKCPNCNTENVSILSEIKPLRDLFKIVQSLNYQLTSQSSSSFQTSSRRRRSSSKKSVRGGIESAIAEGSSASDSMDFITLFYKFAKEEDQASMPEKPASPDHAKVQPIAIQPGKASADLPVANSSLPSYHNSTSLSPQHNTPNFGLESSFHRAESTFNTNNLIFDESLVKSYSEEKEYNFSKCFPYHRKLSTFATQSSKLHLSFKSGSIIKRNFIGSNIHTYLDFNIGKEVTRFVLITEKKWELYEYVVPISGSDNYGVKPQLICCGKSTGEYGDSSSSLNSFNGAKSATGEIVIKNDFNTSNDGVSTSDSDLKKKLQSWDHLYCRLSKNYLVISGTKGMMRVFNVNRMSPYQFGQPVYTYITNFPIRCIAIAPNDGLVACGITARERLSGKEQPFIILHRLLSSEDNYLHQVDPITITIPYRDPIKIMRFNLTSTHLLCCTAWESRYLVIKLRSTNENGENYRRPRMIWSDTTYKSKRFRSDVEGEDKLAEETADADYELMMTNEGITDLQFGALNSNTVVISSCSLKSRPPVVIRLDGALIDSMKHHTFSDNYSVQNSFNSMEDEEYSSIKAAETVMKISEVGSLIHGFSLSPRGDGIVFLDKDGRLYLIPTPNLSSKSTTSTSGASKKVVILLGEVSNAERFTEAAAIKFSSDGGKIFAVDRKGVFSVFDFTKGVPGEDLDVVKCKILTF; via the coding sequence ATGgagaagatcaagatcTCCAGCTTGGAGTCGTTGCTTCGATTTCCGGGCTATTCACAGTTGGTTTCTGATGCATCTGTGCTTACATGTGGATGTCTCGCTTCAGAGTCTGGATTTTCAATTGATAAAGTCAATAATAGTGGCAAATGTCCCAATTGCAATACAGAAAACGTCTCAATACTCAGTGAAATCAAACCACTTAGAGACCTCTTTAAGATAGTTCAACTGTTGAACTATCAACTCACGTCacagtcttcttcttcgttccAGACTTCTTCGAGGAGAAGAAGGTCCTCTTCCAAAAAAAGTGTGAGAGGAGGAATTGAGTCTGCAATAGCTGAAGgatcttctgcttctgacTCAATGGATTTTATTACActtttctacaagtttgccaaagaagaggatCAGGCATCGATGCCTGAAAAGCCAGCATCGCCTGACCATGCTAAGGTACAGCCTATAGCGATTCAGCCTGGAAAGGCCCTGGCGGACTTGCCTGTAgcaaattcttcattgCCTCTGTACCATAACTCGACATCTCTATCACCACAACATAACACGCCTAATTTCGGTCTAGAATCAAGTTTCCATAGAGCAGAGTCTACtttcaataccaacaacttgatctttGATGAGTCACTTGTAAAGAGTTacagtgaagaaaaagagtaCAACTTCTCGAAATGTTTTCCTTACCATCGGAAACTATCTACATTTGCTACCCAACTGAGCAAATTGCATTTGTCCTTTAAGCTGGGCTCCATCATCAAGCGTAATTTTATAGGCAGTAACATCCACACCTACTTGGACTTCAATATTGGGAAGGAGGTGACGCGTTTTGTTCTTATAACTGAGAAGAAGTGGGAATTGTACGAGTACGTAGTTCCAATCAGTGGCTCGGACAATTATGGAGTCAAACCCCAGCTTATTTGCTGTGGGAAGCTGACAGGAGAGTATGGAGACAGTAGTAGTAGTCTCAATCTGTTCAACGGAGCAAAGTCGGCGACTGGCGAAATTGTCATAAAAAACGACTTCAACACCAGCAATGATGGCGTTAGTACTTCTGACtcagatttgaaaaagaaactCCAACTGTGGGACCATTTATACTGTCGTTTGTCAAAGAATTATCTTGTCATATCGGGAACAAAAGGCATGATGAGAGTGTTTAACGTTAATAGAATGTCACCTTATCAGTTTGGTCAGCCTGTTTATACAtacatcaccaacttccCCATAAGATGTATAGCTATAGCACCTAATGACGGACTAGTAGCGTGTGGTATTACTGCCAGAGAACGGTTATCTGGAAAAGAACAGCCATTCATCATCTTGCATAGACTCTTATCCTCGGAGGACAATTACCTTCACCAAGTCGACCCCATCACCATCACTATACCTTACAGAGATCCCATTAAAATCATGCGCTTTAATCTTACTTCTACGCATTTGCTATGTTGCACGGCCTGGGAGTCGCGGTACCTAGTGATTAAGCTTAGAAGTACCAACGAAAACGGTGAAAATTACAGAAGACCGCGCATGATATGGTCTGATACAACGTACAAGAGTaaaagattcagaagtGATGTAGAGGGTGAGGATAAACTAGCcgaagaaacagcagatgCCGACTACGAGTTAATGATGACCAATGAAGGCATCACTGATTTGCAGTTTGGAGCACTTAACTCGAACACCGTGGTGATCTCGTCATGCTCGCTAAAGAGTAGACCCCCAGTAGTAATCCGGTTGGATGGAGCGTTGATAGACTCTATGAAACACCATACGTTTTCTGACAATTACAGTGTACAGAATAGTTTTAACAGTatggaagatgaagagtaTAGCAGTATTAAGGCAGCAGAGACGGTCATGAAGATATCTGAGGTAGGATCTTTGATCCATGGATTCTCACTCTCTCCCAGAGGAGATGGTATagtcttcttggacaaagATGGCCGTCTCTATTTAATCCCTACCCCTAACCTTCTGTCGAAGTCTACTACTTCTACCTCTGGAGCAAGTAAGAAGGTGGTAATTCTCCTTGGAGAGGTTTCAAATGCCGAACGTTTCACAGAAGCTGCAGCCATTAAATTCTCCTCTGATGGAGGTAAGATCTTTGCAGTTGACAGAAAAGGTGTATTTTCGGTTTTTGACTTTACTAAAGGTGTTCCTGGCGAAGACCTTGATGTGGTTAAGTGTAAGATTCTTACATTCTAA